In Agromyces sp. G08B096, a genomic segment contains:
- a CDS encoding APC family permease produces the protein MSQATTPERASDVPSAPTLKRVLGVPALVLFGLVYMVPLTVFTTYGIVTEMTGGRVPLAYVITLVAMLFTARSYARMSAAYPYAGSAYVYTQRTFGGAIGFLAGWSLMLDYLFLPMINYLVIGIYLEAAFPGVPAWVFILGSIAVVTILNVVGIVSVARANFVIIAVQTVFILAFVVFGSASLAGREVDPLAPFVGDGSVEGVGVLFAGAAVLCLSFLGFDAVSTLAEEAKDATRSVPRAIMITTIAAGVIFIGLSFLAQLVFPSNEFADVDSAARDVMLAAGGEFLAVFFTAAYVAGAAGSALSSQASVSRIIYAMGRDGVLPKRVFGRLSARFQTPVVAILCVSAISLLAIWFDLALLSGMISFGALVAFAVVNLSVIKHFFVDRRERAGAAVVRNLVLPLIGFGLTVWLWTSLSAETFIVGLSWLAVGIVLLAIVTRGFRRPTPMLDLKES, from the coding sequence ATGTCCCAGGCCACCACCCCCGAGCGGGCCAGCGACGTCCCCTCCGCCCCCACCCTGAAGCGAGTGCTGGGCGTGCCAGCCCTCGTCCTGTTCGGACTCGTCTACATGGTGCCGCTCACCGTGTTCACGACGTACGGCATCGTCACCGAGATGACCGGCGGACGGGTGCCCCTCGCCTACGTCATCACGCTCGTCGCGATGCTCTTCACCGCCCGTTCGTACGCGCGCATGTCGGCGGCCTACCCGTACGCGGGCTCGGCGTACGTGTACACCCAGCGCACCTTCGGCGGGGCGATCGGATTCCTCGCCGGGTGGTCGCTCATGCTCGACTACCTGTTCCTGCCGATGATCAACTACCTCGTCATCGGCATCTACCTCGAGGCCGCGTTCCCAGGCGTACCCGCCTGGGTGTTCATCCTCGGCTCGATCGCCGTCGTGACGATCCTCAACGTCGTGGGCATCGTGTCGGTCGCACGCGCGAACTTCGTCATCATCGCCGTCCAGACGGTCTTCATCCTTGCCTTCGTGGTGTTCGGCTCCGCCTCGCTCGCCGGCCGCGAGGTCGACCCGCTCGCCCCGTTCGTCGGCGACGGCTCGGTCGAGGGGGTCGGCGTGCTCTTCGCCGGTGCGGCCGTGCTGTGCCTGTCCTTCCTCGGCTTCGACGCGGTATCGACCCTGGCCGAAGAGGCGAAGGATGCCACGAGGTCGGTGCCGCGAGCCATCATGATCACCACCATCGCGGCGGGCGTGATCTTCATCGGCCTGTCGTTCCTCGCGCAGCTCGTGTTCCCGTCGAACGAGTTCGCCGACGTCGACTCCGCCGCACGCGACGTGATGCTCGCCGCCGGCGGGGAGTTCCTCGCGGTCTTCTTCACCGCGGCCTACGTCGCCGGTGCCGCCGGGTCGGCGCTGTCGTCGCAGGCATCCGTCTCGCGCATCATCTACGCCATGGGACGCGACGGCGTGCTGCCGAAGCGCGTCTTCGGCCGGCTGTCGGCCCGGTTCCAGACGCCGGTCGTGGCCATCCTCTGCGTGTCGGCGATCTCGCTGCTCGCGATCTGGTTCGACCTCGCCCTGCTCTCGGGCATGATCAGCTTCGGCGCGCTCGTCGCCTTCGCGGTCGTGAACCTGTCGGTCATCAAGCACTTCTTCGTCGATCGACGGGAGCGTGCGGGTGCGGCCGTGGTCCGCAATCTCGTGCTCCCGCTCATCGGGTTCGGGCTGACGGTGTGGCTGTGGACGAGCCTCTCGGCCGAGACGTTCATCGTCGGACTGTCCTGGCTCGCCGTCGGTATCGTGCTGCTCGCCATCGTGACGCGCGGCTTCCGGCGGCCGACGCCCATGCTCGACCTGAAGGAGTCGTAG
- a CDS encoding LLM class F420-dependent oxidoreductase: MRLDIPVRLGIQVQPQHADYSAIRDFVLRLEELGVDIAFNWDHFFPLSGDPEGKHFEAWTMLGAWAEQTERIEFGSLVNCNSYRNADLQADMARTLDHISAKGTGTGRFIFGTGSGWFERDYDEYGYEFGTVGSRLNELAGALPRVRERWAKLNPAPTRDIPIMIGGKGEQKTLRIVAEHADIWHSFVAPDELPRKVDVLARWGEEVGRDVSQIVVSNELSRGAADYEHADALYDAGVRLFTLGLSGPDYDLDQVRTWLAWRDAKNA, from the coding sequence ATGCGTCTCGACATCCCCGTGCGGCTCGGTATCCAGGTGCAGCCGCAGCACGCCGACTACTCCGCCATCCGCGATTTCGTGCTCCGCCTCGAGGAGCTCGGTGTCGACATCGCGTTCAACTGGGATCACTTCTTCCCCCTGAGCGGCGACCCCGAAGGCAAGCACTTCGAGGCGTGGACGATGCTCGGCGCGTGGGCCGAGCAGACGGAGCGCATCGAGTTCGGCTCGCTCGTGAACTGCAACTCGTACCGCAACGCCGACCTGCAGGCCGACATGGCCCGCACGCTCGACCACATCAGTGCGAAGGGCACGGGCACGGGACGGTTCATCTTCGGCACGGGCTCGGGCTGGTTCGAGCGCGACTACGACGAGTACGGCTACGAGTTCGGCACGGTCGGGTCGCGGCTGAACGAGCTCGCCGGCGCGCTGCCGCGCGTGCGCGAGCGCTGGGCGAAGCTGAACCCGGCGCCGACCCGCGACATCCCGATCATGATCGGCGGCAAGGGCGAGCAGAAGACGCTGCGCATCGTCGCCGAGCACGCCGACATCTGGCACTCGTTCGTCGCCCCCGACGAGCTTCCGCGGAAGGTCGACGTCCTCGCCCGCTGGGGCGAGGAGGTCGGCCGCGACGTGTCGCAGATCGTCGTGTCGAACGAGCTCAGCCGCGGCGCCGCCGACTACGAGCACGCCGACGCGCTGTACGACGCCGGCGTGCGCCTGTTCACCCTCGGGCTCTCGGGTCCCGATTACGACCTCGACCAGGTGCGCACCTGGCTCGCCTGGCGCGACGCGAAGAACGCGTGA